One Alphaproteobacteria bacterium genomic window, GATCCAGGCCGCCACCTCGGCGGGGTCGCCGCGGGCGAGGTCGCGGCCGAAGCCGGGCGGGATCTCCAGCGCCAGGATGATCTCGCCGGACTGCAGCCGCCGGTCCATCTCGGCATGGTCGGCGATCGGCGGCCGCTCGATGAAATAACGCGAGCTGGAGAAGGACTCCAGATAGGCCCGGCTCTCCGGCGTGCGGTCGCCGTCGAGCGCGGCGTAGGACAGGTCCTCGACGTCGAAGGTGATGCCATAGCCGAACACCAGCATCAGCATGGCGGTGCCGAGCAGGGCGAAGGCCAGCCGGATCGGGTCGCGGACCAGCTCCATCGTCTCGCGCCGCGAGTAGGCCAGCAGGCGTCGGCGGCTGAAGCGCATCGGCCGCGGCGGCGGCGCGGGCACGGCCGGCGGCGGTGCCACCGGCTGTGCCGGTGCGGCGCGGGCCGGGGCTGCCGCCTGCAGATAGGCGATGAACGCCTCCTCCAGCGTCCCCGCCCCCTTGGCCGCGATCAGCGCCGCCGGCGTGTCGCTGGCCAGCACCCGGCCCGCATCCATCAGCGAGATGCGGTCGCAGCGCTCGGCCTCGTTCATGAAGTGGGTCGAGATGAAGATGGTGACCCCGCGGTTGCGCGACAGGTCGATCAGCAGCGCCCAGAACCGGTCGCGCGCCACCGGGTCGACGCCGGAGGTCGGCTCGTCGAGAATCAGCATCTCCGGCTCGTGGATGATCGCCACCGCCAGCGACAGCCGCTGGCGCACGCCCAGCGGCAGCCGCTGCGCCAGCTCGTCGCCATAGCCGGCCAGCCCGAAGTCGGCGACCAGCGCGGCGATGCGCGCCTTCGCCCGGGCCTCGCCCAGGTGGAACAGCCGCGCATGCAGCCACAGGTTCTGCAGCACGCTGAGCTCGCCGTAGAGCGAGAAGGACTGCGACATGTAGCCGACCCGCTTGCGGGTGGCGATGTCGTGGGAGTTGGTGCGCGCGCCGAACAGCCAGGCCTCGCCGGCGCTGGGCTGCAGCAGGCCGGTCAGCATCTTCATCGTCGTGGTCTTGCCGCAGCCGTTGGAGCCGAGGAAGCCGAAGATCTCGCCCTTCTCGATGCGGAAGCTGACGTTGTCGACCGCGGTGAAGTCGCCGAACCGGCAGGTCAGCCCCTCGGCGACGATGGCCGGCGCGCCGTCGTGCAACCGCCGCGGTGCGATCGCCAGCTCGGCGTGCTCGGCCTGCTGCGCCGCCGGCAGCAGGGCAACGAAGGCGTGCTCCACGCTGTCGGCGCCGGTGCGCGCGATCAACTCCGCCGGGCTGCCGTTGGCCAGCACCCGGCCCGCATTCATGGCGAACAGCAGGTCGAACCGCTCGGCCTCGTCCATATAGGCGGTGGCGACGACGACGCTCATCTGCGGCCGCGCCCGGCGGATGTCGGCGATCAGGTCCCAGAACTGCCGGCGCGACAGCGGGTCGACGCCGGTGGTCGGCTCGTCCAGCACCAGCAGGTCGGGGTCGTGGATCAGCGCGCAGCACAGGCCGAGCTTCTGCTTCATGCCGCCGGACAGCTTGCCGGCCGGCCGGTCGGGGAAGGGCTCGAGGCCGGTGGCGCGCAGCAGCACGTCGATCCGCCGCCGCCGCTCGTCGCGGTCCTGGCCGAACAGGCGGCCGAAGAACGCCAGGTTCTCGGCCACGGTCAGGTCCATGTACAGGTTCCTGCCCAGCCCCTGCGGCATGTAGGCGATGCGCGGGCACACGGCGGTGCGATGACGGCGCGAGGCCATGTCGCCGCCAAGCACCTCGACCGTGCCGGCCTGGATCGCGCGGGCGCCGGCGATCAGCCCGAGCAGGGTCGACTTGCCGACCCCGTCCGGCCCGATCAGGCCGACCACGGCGCCGTTCGGCACGGCAATCGCCACGTCGTCCAGCGCGACCACGCGGCGATAGCGGTGGCCGACGCCGGCGACGCGGACCGCGGCGGCCGCGTCGGTCACGACCCGGCGGCGGGCAGCCGCACCGCCAGCGCCTCGGGCCAGTCGCCGCCCGGCGCGAGCATGATGAACGCCTCGCCGGGCAGGCCGGTCTTCACCTGGTCGGCATGGGCGCGCAGCAGGTCCGGCGCGATGCGGACCTTGACCCGGAACATCAGCTTCTCGCGCTCGCTGCGGGTTTCCACCTCGCGCGGGGTGAACTGGGCCTCGGCGGCGATGAACGAGACGGTGGCCGGGATCACGTAGTCCGGCGCGGCGTCCAGCACGATGCGGGCCTCGGCGCCCATCGCCACCCGGCCGACCTGATCGGTGGGCAGGAACACGGTCATGGTGACGTTGCTGAGGTCGAGCAGCGTCAATACCGGGCCGCCGGCGCCCAGCACCTCGCCCGGCTCGGCCAGCCGGTACTGCACCCGGCCGTCGCGCGGCGCGGTCAGGATGGCGTCGTCGATCTGGGTCTCGATCCGCGCGGCCTCGGCGTCGGCCGCATCCACCGCGCGCTCGGCGCTGGCCAGGGCGGCCTCTGCGGCACGCAGCGCGGCGCGCGCGGTCTCCACTGCCGCCTCGCGCTGGTCGTAGGCCTGGCGGCTGATGAAGCCCTTCTCCAGCAGCGCCACGGCGCGCTCCAGCTCCTGCTCGGCGAGATGCAGCTCGCTCTCGCGCTGGGCGATCGCGGCCTCAGCCTGCGCGGCGACCTCGCGCTGATAGGCGATGTCCGCCTGTGCCCTGGCCAGGCTGGCGTCCAGCTCGGCGGTGTCCATCAGCGCCAGCACCTGGCCGGCGGCGACGCTGTCGCCCTCTTCGACCAGCACGTCGTCGACCCGGCCGGGGACGCGGGTGGCGACGGTCACCTGCTCGGCCTCGATGCGGCCGTTGCCGGAGCCGATGTAGTCGGGCAGGCCGTTGCCGTCGTTCAGCCACCACCATCCGGCGGCGGCCGCCGCTGCCACGACGGCCAACGCGATCACCAGCCTGTTGGTCCTGCTCACGGGCCCGTCCGTGCTCCCGGTTTCCCCCGCCCGACGGGCGCGGCGGCGATCCTAGCAGACCGCCCTTTCATTTTCGGCCGCGGTGGGACGGGTCGCCTTGACGCAGGTCAGCGCCGCCTGCGCCGGGCCGGCGGCGCGCAGCTGTCGCGCACGATCAGCTCCGGCTCCAGCAGCTCGCGCCGCGGCGCGGTCGGCCCCTCGCCGCGCAGCAGCGGCATCAGCCGCTCGACCGCGCGGCGGCCGATTGCTTCCAGCGGCTGCGAGACGGTGGTCAGGCGCGGATAGAAGGCGTTGGCCCACTCGAAATCGTCGATCGTCACCACCGACAGGTCGTCCGGCACCCTGAGGCCGGCCTCGGCGATGGCGCGCAGCGCGCCGATCGCCATCAGGTTGTTGGCGACGAAGATCGCGGTCGGGCGCTTCGGCAGCGCCAGCAGCGCCTGGCACTTGCGGTAGGCATCCGGGCTGTGGAAGTCCGCCTTGCGGAACAGCTCGGGGTCGCGCTCGGCGTCGCTGCCGTTCAGCGCGGCCTCGAATCCGGCCGACCGTTCCAGCGACGGCGACAGATGGTCGGGCCCCAGCACGGCGCCGATCCGGCGGTGGCCCAGGCTCAGCAGGTGCCGCACCGCCAGTTCGGCCGCCAGCCGGTTGTCGGTGGTCACGCATTCCAGGTCCAGCCCGGGGATGTCGCGGTCGACCAGCACGGTCGGCACGCCGATATGCTCGCGCCAGTCCTGGGTATAGGTCTCGTGCGGGCCGGTGATCGACAGGATCAGGCCGTCGACGTCCTGCGCGCGGGCATGGCCGAGGTAGCGCCGCTCCTTGACCTCGTCCTCGCCGGAATTGTTCAGCAGCAGCGCATAGCCGCGCTGGTCGGCCTCGCGCTCGACGATCCGGCCGATCGTGCCGAAGAACGGGTTGGCGATGTCGGGCACGATCAGCGACAGCATCATGGTCTTGCCCTGACGCAGGCTGCGGGCGGACCGCTGCGGCGCATAGCCCAGCTCCGCCACCGCGCGGCGCACGCGGGCCTCGCGCGCCGGGCTGACCCGGGCGCTCTGGTTCAGCACGGCCGAAACCGTCGCGATCGACACGCCGGCCGCCTCGGCCACGTCGCGGATGGTGGCGATCTGTCGCTTCAACTTGTCCTCGAATGCCGTTGCGGTGGTCGGACGCGTTCATACACGCAGCCGCCGGCGGTGCGAACACTTGCATGATCGCGCCGCTCGTGTAATCTCCGCCGAAACGTTTCGAAGTGCCGCGACCGTCCCGCGCCGAGGGGAACGCAGCACGTCTCGGATCTCGGGAGGCCCAGCCATGGAAGTCCGCGAACGCCCGCCGGAATGGCGTTACCAGCGTCAGTTCCTCTACGAGGAGGGCGTGGTCACGCAGGCGCGCCGGCCGGACCTGCTGCGGCCGGTCACGCCGAAGCTGCTCGACGATGACCAGGTGCGCCAGTTCCTCGCCAACGGCTACCTGCTGCTGCAGCCGGAGCTGCCGGCGGAGTTCCACCAGGACCTGTACCGCCGCTTCGACCGGATCATCGGTTCGGACAACGACGACAACCCCGGCAACAACCTGCTGCCGCTGGTGCCCGAGCTGCAGCTGGTGTTCGACGACCCGGTGGTGAAGGGCGCGCTGACCAGCGTGCTGGGCGACGGCTACCTGATGCATCCGCACCGGGTGCTGCACGACAACCCGCCGGGCAGCGACGCCCAGGTCTGGCACCACGACAGCTACTGGGGCTACAAGCGCAAGGTGCACAACCATCACCCGTGGTGGGTGATGATCATGTACTACCCGCAGGCGATCTTCGAGCAGATCGGGCCGACCGGCGTCATCCCCGGCAGCCAGTGCATCGCCCAGCGGCTGGAGGACATCGAGCAGCTCGGCCGCTGCGCCGAGGGCCCGGCCGGCACCTGCATGATGATCCACTACGACATCTGGCACCGGAAGATGAAGAACTTCACCGACCTGAAGCGGTTCATGGTGAAGTTCGAGTTCATCCGCATGCAGCGCCCGTCCGGCGTGACCTGGGACAGCGCGGAGGACGAGTGGCGGGATCCGGCCCGCCTGCCCGACTATGCGATGCGCCCGGTCTGGCGCGCCCACTGGCACTGGCTCGGCGGGCGAACGCTGGCGCCGGCGACCGGCGGCGCGGGCACGCTCGACGCGGCCCTGGCCGGGCTCGACGCCGACAACAACCACGACCGCGCCCAGGCGGTCGCCGCGGTGGCGGCGCTGGGCAGCGCGGCGGCGCCGGCGACGGACCGGCTGGTCGGGCTGCTCGGCGACGACAGCGAGGTGGTCGGCCTCGACGCCGCCTATACCCTGGCGGCGCTGGGCGAGGCGGCGGTCGGGCCGCTGGTCGCCGCCCTGCGCGGCGACGACGGCGTCAACGTCGACGACGCCCGCTGCTTCATCGACGAGGGCCAGAAGAGCGAGCTGGAGATGGTGGCGCGCAACGCGGCGCACGGGCTTGCCGCCATCGGCCGGCCGGCGCAGGCGGCCCTGCTCGACTGCGCCGCCGACGGCGGGCCGCGGGTACGCAAATACGCCTGCTTCGCCCTGGGCGAGTTGGACAGCGACGACGACGCGGTGATCGACGCGCTGGTCGCCGGCTGCGCCGATGCGGAACCCGCCGTGCGGCTGAACGCGGTCGAGGCGCTAGGCCTGAAGCAGGGCACCGACCGCGCCGCGCTGGCCTTGGCCGCGGCGCTGTCCGACGACGACGACGAGGTGCGGTTCAACGCGGCGCTGGCGCTGGCGCGGCTCGGCCCGGCGGGCGACCCGGCGGTGCCGGCGCTGAAGCAGGCGCTGACCGACGGCAACCGCTACACCATGGGCTACGCCGTCGAGGCGCTGGACCGGATCGGCACGCCGGCCGCGCTGGCCGTGCTGCTGCCGTTCCTCAGGCTCTCCCGCTGGTGTCCGCTGACGACGCGGGAGAACCTGTTCTGACCGGAATTCGCCGCCGCAGGCCGCGGCGGCGGATGTCTCCTTAGGGGAGGAGCGCGAACAGGTCGACATGGCCGATCTCGGCCATGTCGGCCTTTCGTCGCGCAGACAGCCAGTCCGCCAGATCGTCTGCGGCCACCGCGCCGGTCTCGCCGACCGCGGCGGCGATGCCCTCGGCCAGCGCGCGCATCAGCGCGCGGTCGCGCCGCCCGGACAGCACCCACGGGCTCGGCGCGATCACGGTCTCGTAGCCGACCCGTCGCAGCTTGTCGGCCAGCGCCTGCGCCGCCCGCGGCCCCAGCGCCGGGCCGAAGTCCTTCTCGCCCTGCTGGTGCGCGTTGAACGCCGCCTGCACCGCCGCGTCGGCGGCATGCGGCGGCCGCCAGCGCTCCACACCGGCATAGACCAGCGTCATCAGCACCGCGCAGCCCCGCGCCGCCACCGCCGCGGCCAGCCGGCTCAGCCAGGCATCCGAGACCAGGTCGATCAGCGCCGAGCCGTTGATCAGGTCGACCCGGGCCGGCAACAGCGCATCCAGGTCCCCGCGCAGGTCGGCGCGGCGCAGCGTCACCCGCAGCTGACGCTCTCCCCTGGCCAGCCGCAGCGCCTCGCCGTCGGCGTCCGCCCGGTCGGCCCAGGCCGACAGGCGCCGCGGCGCCGCCGCCAGCAGCGCCGGGTCGTGGTCGAGCAGTAGCCAGTCCTGGCGCTGCGGCAGCAGGTCGGCCAGCGCGCGTACCGACGAGCCGGTGCCGGCGCCGAGGTCGCAGACCGCGATGCGCTCTCGTTTGGCGAACGTGTCGCGCACCATGCCGGCGAGGCCGACGTTGCGGGCGCGCATGTCGGCGGGTTCGCGCAGCGCCAGCCAGTCGGCGCTGAACCGGTCGCCCGACCCCGCTCCAGCACGGCGCGGACGATGCCGGCGGTGTCCGGCCAGCGCGGCAGGCGGGCGCCGGCCCGACGTGCCGCCGCGGCCAGCCGCTCCGCCAGCGCCGGGTCGGCCAGCAGGGCGGCGACCGCATCGCGCAGTGCTGAGGCGTCGCCGGGCGCCACCAGGATGCCGGCATCGGCCGGCACCAGGTCGGGCACCGCGCCGCCGGCGGCCGCCACCACCGGCAGGCCGGCGGCCAGTGCCTCGGCGAAGACCATGCCGTAACCCTCGTAGTGCGAGGCCAGCACGAACAGGTCGGCCTGGGCGTAGTGCCGGTGCAGCGCGTCGTCGTCGACCGCGCCGGTCAGCGCGATGCGCCCGGCGAGCCCGGCCGCCGCGATCTGGCTGCGCAGGCGAGCCGCACAGGCGGGGTCGCGGTCCAGGCTGCCGACGAAGCGGGCGGTCCAAGGCATCTGCGCAAGCCCTGCCAGCGCCTCGACCAGCACCGCGTGGCCCTTGCGCGGGGTGACGGTGCCGGTGGCAAGGATCACCGGCGGGCGGTTGCCGCGCGGCGCCGGCGCCAATGCCATCGTGCCCGGCGGCGCCACCGTGATGTCCGCCGCGGTCACGCCCAGCCGCGCGGTCAGGGTGGCGGCGACGTGGGCGCTGGGCACCAGCACGGCGCTGGCATGGGTCAGCGCCCGCGCCTCCGCCTCGAGCAGGCGTTCGGCGACGGCCGGGCCGAGCCCGGTCTCCAGGCCCAGCGGGTGGTGCAGCAGCACCACCAGCGGCGCCTTGGCCGCCGTCAGCACCGCGTCCGGCAGCGCACCGAACGCCAGCCCGTCGACCAGGGCGGCGCGGTCGGCCGGCAGGCCGGCCAGGATCGCCGCCGTCCGCGCCAGGCTTTCCGCCGACGGGAACGGGAAGTCGCCGGGCAGCATCACCGGCTCCAGCGCCAGCCCGGCCGCCGGCCCGTGCGCGATCAGCGCCCGGGCATAGGCATAGCCGCCGGTCGGGCTGTCGAGATCGCCGGGAATCAGGAACGGGTGCGGGCCGCGCGCGGCGGTCAAAGCCCGCCTTCGTAGCTCGCCTTCGCCACGTGGCTTTCGTGCAGGGTCACCCGCAGGCCGGCCAGCGCATCGCCGCCGTCGCCCAGCCGGCCGGCGCGGGCGGCCTCGGCGACCTTGTCGAAGATGTGCTTGCACAGGAACTCGGTGGTGGTCAGCACGCCCTCCAGCCCGGGCACGGTATCGAGGTTGGCATAGCCCAGCGGCTGCAGCGTCTCCTTCAGCACCTCGTGGGCGCGACCGATGTCGACCACAACGTTGTACTGGTTCAGCCGCGCGGCCTGGAACTCCACGTCGACCACGAAGGTGGCGCCGTGCAGATTCTGCGCCGGCCCGAAGAAGGGCTGCGGCAGCGAATGGGCGATCATGATGTGGTCGCGCACCGAAACGGTGAACATGGACGGCTCCCCCTCCGACTCCGTGAAAAGCGTGCCTTGATACGCCGAATCAGCCGTAGCGGACCACCGTGGCGAGTCCCGGCGCGCGCGCGTCCAGGATCGCCGGCAGCGCGGCGGGCAGATCGGCGAAGGCGACCTCGCCGGTGATCAGCGTGTCGAAGCGCGGGTCGCACAGCAGGCCGAGCGCCGTTTCCAGGCGCCGCCGCCGGCTCCAGCGCGCCCGTCGCGCCGGCGGCACGTGGCCGACCTGGCTGGACCGGATGGTCAGCCGCTGGCTGTGGAACGCCCCGCCCAGCGGCACGGCCGGCGCATCGGCGCCGTACCAGCTGGCTTCGACCACCGTCGCCTCGAAGCCGGCGAGCGCAAGCGCGGTGGCCAGCCCGGCGGCGGTGGCGCTGGCGTGGATCACCACGTCGCAGTCGCGCGGGGCGGCATCCGGCAGCGCGAAGGCCGCGCCGAGCGCCGCGGCGGGCGCCGCCCGGCCGGCGTCGATGTCGACCACGGTCAGTGCCACCGCCGGGATCGCGGCGGCGATGGCGGCGACCAGCAGACCCAGGATGCCGCCGCCGACCACCGCGACGCGGTCGCCGGGGCCGATGCCGGCGTCCCACACCGTGTTCAGTGCGGTCTCGGTGTTGGCGGCCAGCACGGCGCGGCGCGGCGGCAGGCCGTCGGGCAGCGGCACCGCCGCCTCGGCCGGCAGCCTGTTCACGGTCTGGTGCGGGCTGAGTGAGAACACGGTCTGGCCGACCCGCTGCGCCGGGCCGGCAGTGACCACGCCGACGGTGGCGTAGCCATAGGCGACGGGAAAGGGGAAGTCGCCCACCTGGAAGGGTGCGCGCATGCGTCCATGCTCGGATTCCGGCACCGCGCCGGCGAACACCAGCCGCTCGGTGCCGCGGCTGACCGCGCCATACAGAGATTTAACGTCGACGGTGGTGGCATCCGCCGGCCCTAGGCCTACCTGACCGATCGCGGCCCGGCCGGGACCGGTGTAGATCAGCGCGTCGGCGCGCGGCCCGCGACCGCGCGCTAATGTGACTTGCGGTGATCTTGCTGCACTGCGAGATTTCGGGCGCGGATCGTTGTGCGCTGCCACAATTCGCTCTTGATGTGAGGCCAAACTGCAGGAAGCACCTTAGGGGGCCGCTCGCGTCCCCTTCAACGAGATCGTTGCATGGCTGTTGATCCGCGCCCTTCGCTGACCCTTGTCGAGCCCGCCACCCCCGCGCCCGCCGGCCTGCCGCCGGCGGCCCGCCGCGCGATCGTGCTGGCGCTGAACCTCGCCACCATCGCCCTGCTCGGCTGGGGCGTCGCCGACGTGCTCGGCGGCGACGGCTGGTCGGTGGCGGACGTGGTGATCTTCGCCGGCTTCCTGGTGGCGGCGCCCTGGACCACGCTCGGCTTCTGGAATGCGGCGATCGGGCTGGCGCTGCTGCACGGGCCGTGGGCGCGGCCGGAGCGCACGGTCTATCCCTACTGGG contains:
- a CDS encoding LacI family DNA-binding transcriptional regulator, with product MKRQIATIRDVAEAAGVSIATVSAVLNQSARVSPAREARVRRAVAELGYAPQRSARSLRQGKTMMLSLIVPDIANPFFGTIGRIVEREADQRGYALLLNNSGEDEVKERRYLGHARAQDVDGLILSITGPHETYTQDWREHIGVPTVLVDRDIPGLDLECVTTDNRLAAELAVRHLLSLGHRRIGAVLGPDHLSPSLERSAGFEAALNGSDAERDPELFRKADFHSPDAYRKCQALLALPKRPTAIFVANNLMAIGALRAIAEAGLRVPDDLSVVTIDDFEWANAFYPRLTTVSQPLEAIGRRAVERLMPLLRGEGPTAPRRELLEPELIVRDSCAPPARRRRR
- a CDS encoding HlyD family efflux transporter periplasmic adaptor subunit; the protein is MSRTNRLVIALAVVAAAAAAGWWWLNDGNGLPDYIGSGNGRIEAEQVTVATRVPGRVDDVLVEEGDSVAAGQVLALMDTAELDASLARAQADIAYQREVAAQAEAAIAQRESELHLAEQELERAVALLEKGFISRQAYDQREAAVETARAALRAAEAALASAERAVDAADAEAARIETQIDDAILTAPRDGRVQYRLAEPGEVLGAGGPVLTLLDLSNVTMTVFLPTDQVGRVAMGAEARIVLDAAPDYVIPATVSFIAAEAQFTPREVETRSEREKLMFRVKVRIAPDLLRAHADQVKTGLPGEAFIMLAPGGDWPEALAVRLPAAGS
- a CDS encoding 6-carboxytetrahydropterin synthase, whose amino-acid sequence is MFTVSVRDHIMIAHSLPQPFFGPAQNLHGATFVVDVEFQAARLNQYNVVVDIGRAHEVLKETLQPLGYANLDTVPGLEGVLTTTEFLCKHIFDKVAEAARAGRLGDGGDALAGLRVTLHESHVAKASYEGGL
- a CDS encoding zinc-binding alcohol dehydrogenase, whose translation is MRAPFQVGDFPFPVAYGYATVGVVTAGPAQRVGQTVFSLSPHQTVNRLPAEAAVPLPDGLPPRRAVLAANTETALNTVWDAGIGPGDRVAVVGGGILGLLVAAIAAAIPAVALTVVDIDAGRAAPAAALGAAFALPDAAPRDCDVVIHASATAAGLATALALAGFEATVVEASWYGADAPAVPLGGAFHSQRLTIRSSQVGHVPPARRARWSRRRRLETALGLLCDPRFDTLITGEVAFADLPAALPAILDARAPGLATVVRYG
- a CDS encoding glycosyltransferase family 4 protein, translated to MTAARGPHPFLIPGDLDSPTGGYAYARALIAHGPAAGLALEPVMLPGDFPFPSAESLARTAAILAGLPADRAALVDGLAFGALPDAVLTAAKAPLVVLLHHPLGLETGLGPAVAERLLEAEARALTHASAVLVPSAHVAATLTARLGVTAADITVAPPGTMALAPAPRGNRPPVILATGTVTPRKGHAVLVEALAGLAQMPWTARFVGSLDRDPACAARLRSQIAAAGLAGRIALTGAVDDDALHRHYAQADLFVLASHYEGYGMVFAEALAAGLPVVAAAGGAVPDLVPADAGILVAPGDASALRDAVAALLADPALAERLAAAARRAGARLPRWPDTAGIVRAVLERGRATGSAPTGWRCANPPTCAPATSASPAWCATRSPNESASRSATSAPAPARRYARWPTCCRSARTGYCSTTTRRCWRRRRGACRPGPTGRTPTARRCGWPGESVSCG
- a CDS encoding HEAT repeat domain-containing protein, which codes for MEVRERPPEWRYQRQFLYEEGVVTQARRPDLLRPVTPKLLDDDQVRQFLANGYLLLQPELPAEFHQDLYRRFDRIIGSDNDDNPGNNLLPLVPELQLVFDDPVVKGALTSVLGDGYLMHPHRVLHDNPPGSDAQVWHHDSYWGYKRKVHNHHPWWVMIMYYPQAIFEQIGPTGVIPGSQCIAQRLEDIEQLGRCAEGPAGTCMMIHYDIWHRKMKNFTDLKRFMVKFEFIRMQRPSGVTWDSAEDEWRDPARLPDYAMRPVWRAHWHWLGGRTLAPATGGAGTLDAALAGLDADNNHDRAQAVAAVAALGSAAAPATDRLVGLLGDDSEVVGLDAAYTLAALGEAAVGPLVAALRGDDGVNVDDARCFIDEGQKSELEMVARNAAHGLAAIGRPAQAALLDCAADGGPRVRKYACFALGELDSDDDAVIDALVAGCADAEPAVRLNAVEALGLKQGTDRAALALAAALSDDDDEVRFNAALALARLGPAGDPAVPALKQALTDGNRYTMGYAVEALDRIGTPAALAVLLPFLRLSRWCPLTTRENLF